A region from the Streptosporangium sp. NBC_01756 genome encodes:
- a CDS encoding golvesin C-terminal-like domain-containing protein, whose protein sequence is MVSVQVRRSYRLAVAFAGLLAVMLGTLSPPASAAPSDPLTDAFTHAAATYDVPRDLLVAVGYAETHLDGHRGEPSASGGYGVMHLVSNPTVHALEQAAKLTAQPVETLKSDDAANVAGGAAVLRAHADELGLDATARKDTGKWYAAVAEYGNASSPEVARLYADTVYDLLAKGVTAATPNGTVTVQAQAVTPERGTYAQAPDLNAPRLAAAVDYPGAHWVAASSSNYTVSNRPASNAIDRIVIHVTQGSYAGTISWFQNPAAQVSAHYVVRSSDGDITQMVREKDRAWHARDWNSRSVGIEHEGYVDNASWFTDAMYRASAALTRNIADRYNIPKDRTHIVGHVEVPGNDHTDPGPHWNWTTYMQYVTGGTPPTWSTIVDNGTAGKFTASANWGTSTYSTQRYGADYRFADPVSLSDTSWYRATIPSAGSYRVEAWYPALSGYNSAAPYIVATSAGNTTVYVDQRTGGGSWRSLGTFTLNAGDQNVVGVSRWTSGTGLVIADAVRITRL, encoded by the coding sequence ATGGTTTCTGTCCAGGTACGCCGGTCGTACCGCCTCGCGGTGGCGTTCGCCGGCCTGCTCGCCGTCATGCTGGGCACGCTCAGCCCGCCGGCCAGCGCCGCTCCCTCGGACCCCCTGACCGACGCCTTCACCCATGCGGCCGCGACCTACGACGTGCCCCGTGACCTGCTGGTCGCGGTCGGCTACGCCGAGACCCATCTCGACGGGCACCGGGGCGAGCCGAGCGCCAGCGGCGGCTACGGGGTGATGCACCTGGTCAGCAACCCGACCGTGCACGCCCTGGAACAGGCCGCGAAACTGACCGCCCAGCCGGTGGAGACGCTCAAGAGCGACGACGCGGCCAACGTCGCCGGCGGCGCCGCGGTGCTGCGCGCCCACGCCGATGAGCTCGGACTGGACGCGACCGCCCGCAAGGACACCGGGAAGTGGTACGCGGCGGTGGCCGAATACGGCAACGCCTCCTCCCCCGAGGTGGCCCGGCTGTACGCCGACACCGTCTACGACCTGCTCGCCAAGGGCGTCACGGCGGCCACCCCGAACGGCACCGTGACCGTGCAGGCGCAGGCCGTGACACCCGAGCGCGGCACCTACGCCCAGGCCCCCGACCTGAACGCCCCCCGCCTGGCGGCGGCCGTGGACTATCCGGGCGCCCACTGGGTGGCCGCCAGTTCCAGCAACTACACCGTCTCCAACCGGCCGGCCAGCAACGCGATCGACCGCATCGTCATCCACGTGACCCAGGGCTCCTACGCCGGCACGATCTCCTGGTTCCAGAACCCCGCCGCCCAGGTCTCGGCGCACTACGTCGTCCGCTCCTCCGACGGTGACATCACCCAGATGGTCCGCGAGAAGGACCGGGCCTGGCACGCCCGCGACTGGAACAGCCGCTCCGTCGGCATCGAGCACGAAGGCTACGTCGACAACGCCTCCTGGTTCACCGACGCGATGTACCGCGCCTCGGCCGCGCTGACCCGCAACATCGCCGACCGCTACAACATCCCCAAGGACCGCACCCACATCGTCGGGCACGTCGAGGTGCCGGGCAACGACCACACCGACCCGGGCCCGCACTGGAACTGGACCACGTACATGCAGTACGTCACCGGTGGCACTCCCCCCACCTGGTCCACCATCGTCGACAACGGCACGGCGGGGAAGTTCACCGCCAGCGCCAACTGGGGCACCTCGACCTACTCCACCCAGCGCTACGGCGCCGACTACCGGTTCGCCGACCCGGTGAGCCTCAGTGACACCTCCTGGTACCGGGCCACCATCCCCAGCGCGGGCTCCTACCGCGTCGAGGCCTGGTATCCGGCTCTCTCCGGTTACAACAGCGCCGCGCCGTACATCGTCGCCACCTCCGCGGGCAACACGACGGTCTACGTCGACCAGCGCACCGGCGGCGGGTCCTGGCGCAGCCTCGGCACCTTCACACTGAACGCCGGGGACCAGAACGTCGTCGGCGTGAGCCGGTGGACGTCCGGCACGGGGCTCGTCATCGCCGACGCGGTCCGGATCACCCGCCTCTGA
- a CDS encoding STAS domain-containing protein, whose translation MSRDLVIRVTHHEEAGCAVITVMGDIDRNSSPFLRESIRGLVDDGHVQIVLDVGEMTFCDSNGLRTFLSGMTTVFEAGGWLRLAGVRGHFERLLRMTDLYTFFSIDADVLGSLEHASRGGSQASG comes from the coding sequence ATGAGTAGAGACCTGGTCATTCGCGTCACCCATCATGAGGAGGCAGGGTGCGCCGTCATCACTGTCATGGGCGATATCGACCGTAACTCCAGCCCATTCCTCAGGGAGAGCATCCGCGGACTGGTCGACGACGGGCACGTCCAGATCGTGCTCGACGTGGGGGAGATGACCTTCTGTGACTCCAACGGCCTGCGGACGTTTCTCAGTGGAATGACCACGGTCTTCGAGGCGGGCGGATGGCTCCGGCTGGCGGGCGTCCGGGGCCACTTCGAGCGGCTGTTGCGGATGACCGATCTCTACACCTTCTTCTCCATCGACGCCGACGTGCTCGGCTCGCTGGAACACGCCTCCCGCGGAGGCTCCCAAGCCTCCGGATGA
- a CDS encoding glycosyl hydrolase: MRALAVGVALALVGALFGAGLARSAEAATVGAGSYADTLPAGRSLPTGCGSVSTNPRQWVTANAPSGAVPTNDWWSSILYKKTDCSYGEPLHAHPISYDTLAGGLGFSYTTTPAISGTATGVGEYHYPYVQDILVGVAGLNSPDVKVDGWSDWTVTPYWSGGGRTMKATIGHGLPFSYFQITGGDAQITTSGTPAVWSNSGATIGFTAGGHDYVAYAPTGATWTVGGTTISSSLAGKGFFSVAVLPAGGDRAALASAYGQYAHAHVTGTRVSYSYNPGSSTLSTTYAFTTTARQGSATGTVIALYPHQWNHLTGSTPLAQTYTSARGQMKIVTGTQFTTSMKYTGVLPEVPAVGDGSGADLATVTGLLNAELANPMDIRGDDTYWTGKGLGRAARIAEIADQLNLTSVRDSALNAIRTRLNDWFTASPGKTSRVFYLNPTWGTLIGYPASYGSDQELNDHHFHYGYYVAAAATLAKYDPNWAKASQYGGMVDLLIRDANNYDRADTRFPYLRDFDIYAGHDWASGHGAFGAGNNQESSSEGMNFANALIQWGQATGNTAVRDAGVYIYTTQAAAIQEYWFDVRNQNFPAAFGHSTVGMVWGDGAAYATWFSGEPEMIQGINMLPVTGGHFYLGDNPAYVTTNYAELTRNNGGPPTVWQDIIWEFLALGNGDTALANLRAAGGFTPEEGESRAHTFHWIRNLAALGTVDTSVTANHPLAKVFSKNGARTYVASNITGAAITVTFSNGTTLNVPAGKTVASGAQSWSGGNAGGGANPTPTPTVTPTVTPTPTPTPTTGPFAATRYLQTGGALPGTSGTAGTAVLAAANGNHDGTPVNAQVFTATGLTATHNGGTTAFDLFLDAGTTVANGTQARISYDLTGDGSWDRVETYRYFATDPVTGWEHYTQAAGPQSSSGAYGNLSGGRVRVEVWNAIGGGTTTLGTGDRSLVRLPFG, translated from the coding sequence GTGCGCGCCCTCGCCGTCGGCGTGGCCCTCGCCCTGGTGGGCGCCCTGTTCGGCGCCGGCCTGGCCCGTTCCGCCGAGGCGGCCACGGTCGGCGCCGGCAGCTACGCCGACACACTGCCCGCCGGCCGCTCGCTGCCGACCGGCTGCGGCTCCGTCTCCACCAACCCGCGCCAGTGGGTGACCGCCAACGCGCCCTCGGGAGCCGTCCCGACCAACGACTGGTGGTCGTCGATCCTCTACAAGAAGACCGACTGCTCGTACGGCGAGCCGCTCCACGCCCACCCGATCTCCTACGACACCCTCGCGGGCGGCCTCGGCTTCTCCTACACCACCACCCCCGCGATCAGCGGCACGGCGACCGGGGTCGGGGAGTACCACTACCCCTACGTCCAGGACATCCTGGTCGGCGTCGCCGGCCTGAACTCGCCCGACGTCAAGGTCGACGGCTGGAGCGACTGGACCGTCACGCCGTACTGGAGCGGCGGCGGCCGGACCATGAAGGCCACCATCGGCCACGGCCTGCCGTTCAGCTACTTCCAGATCACCGGCGGGGACGCGCAGATCACCACCTCGGGCACCCCGGCGGTGTGGTCCAACAGCGGCGCCACCATCGGCTTCACCGCGGGTGGCCACGACTACGTCGCCTACGCCCCGACGGGCGCGACCTGGACGGTCGGCGGGACGACGATCAGCTCGTCCCTGGCGGGCAAGGGCTTCTTCTCGGTGGCGGTGCTGCCGGCCGGCGGCGACCGGGCCGCCCTGGCGAGCGCCTACGGCCAGTACGCCCACGCGCACGTCACCGGCACCCGGGTCTCCTACTCCTACAACCCGGGCAGCAGCACGCTGAGCACGACGTACGCCTTCACCACCACCGCCCGGCAGGGCAGCGCGACCGGCACCGTCATCGCGCTCTACCCGCACCAGTGGAACCATCTGACCGGTTCCACTCCACTCGCGCAGACCTACACCTCCGCACGCGGCCAGATGAAGATCGTCACCGGGACGCAGTTCACCACGTCGATGAAGTACACCGGCGTGCTGCCCGAGGTGCCCGCCGTCGGCGACGGCTCCGGCGCCGACCTCGCCACGGTCACCGGCCTGCTCAACGCCGAACTGGCCAACCCGATGGACATCCGGGGCGACGACACCTACTGGACCGGCAAGGGGCTGGGCCGTGCCGCCCGGATCGCGGAGATCGCCGACCAGCTCAACCTCACCTCGGTCCGCGACTCGGCGCTGAACGCCATCCGCACCCGGCTCAACGACTGGTTCACCGCCTCGCCGGGCAAGACCTCCCGTGTCTTCTACCTCAACCCCACCTGGGGCACGCTGATCGGCTACCCCGCCTCCTACGGCTCGGACCAGGAGCTCAACGACCACCACTTCCACTACGGCTACTACGTGGCGGCCGCCGCGACCCTGGCCAAGTACGACCCGAACTGGGCGAAGGCGAGCCAGTACGGCGGCATGGTCGACCTGCTGATCCGCGACGCCAACAACTACGACCGCGCCGACACGCGCTTCCCCTACCTGCGTGACTTCGACATCTACGCCGGCCACGACTGGGCCTCGGGCCACGGCGCGTTCGGCGCGGGCAACAACCAGGAGTCCTCGTCGGAGGGCATGAACTTCGCAAACGCCCTCATCCAGTGGGGCCAGGCCACCGGGAACACCGCGGTCCGCGACGCGGGCGTCTACATCTACACGACCCAGGCGGCGGCGATCCAGGAGTACTGGTTCGACGTGCGCAACCAGAACTTCCCCGCGGCCTTCGGGCACAGCACGGTCGGCATGGTCTGGGGGGACGGCGCCGCCTACGCCACCTGGTTCAGCGGCGAGCCGGAGATGATCCAGGGCATCAACATGCTCCCGGTCACCGGCGGCCACTTCTACCTGGGCGACAACCCGGCCTACGTGACCACCAACTACGCCGAGCTGACCAGGAACAACGGCGGGCCGCCCACGGTGTGGCAGGACATCATCTGGGAGTTCCTCGCCCTGGGCAACGGGGACACCGCGCTGGCCAACCTCCGCGCGGCGGGCGGCTTCACCCCGGAGGAGGGGGAGAGCAGGGCGCACACCTTCCACTGGATCCGCAACCTGGCCGCGCTGGGCACGGTGGACACCTCTGTCACCGCCAACCACCCGCTGGCCAAGGTGTTCAGCAAGAACGGCGCCCGCACCTACGTGGCGTCCAACATCACCGGCGCCGCGATCACGGTGACCTTCTCCAACGGCACCACGCTCAACGTGCCGGCGGGTAAGACGGTCGCCTCGGGCGCGCAGAGCTGGAGCGGAGGCAACGCCGGCGGCGGCGCCAACCCGACCCCCACCCCCACCGTCACGCCGACCGTCACTCCGACGCCCACCCCCACCCCGACCACGGGGCCCTTCGCCGCGACGCGCTACCTGCAGACGGGCGGGGCGCTGCCGGGCACCTCGGGTACGGCGGGCACCGCCGTACTGGCCGCGGCCAACGGCAACCACGACGGCACACCGGTGAACGCGCAGGTCTTCACGGCGACCGGGCTGACCGCCACCCACAACGGCGGGACCACCGCTTTCGACCTCTTCCTGGACGCGGGCACCACGGTCGCCAACGGCACCCAGGCCCGGATCTCCTACGACCTGACCGGCGACGGCAGCTGGGACCGGGTGGAGACCTACCGCTACTTCGCCACCGATCCGGTGACCGGCTGGGAGCACTACACCCAGGCGGCGGGGCCGCAGTCCTCGTCCGGGGCGTACGGCAACCTGTCCGGCGGCCGGGTGAGAGTGGAGGTCTGGAACGCCATCGGCGGCGGGACCACCACCCTCGGCACCGGTGACCGATCGCTGGTGCGGCTGCCGTTCGGCTGA
- a CDS encoding NAD(P)-dependent oxidoreductase, giving the protein MTSHIEQSAVTVLGLGPMGRALAGAFLDAGLRTTVWNRTPGKDGELAERGAVGARSPEEAVGASSLTVVCVVNYDAVDAIVRRGAVTDALKGRTVVNLTADTPDRARDNATWAAEHGFGYLDGAIMTPITTIGTSAGVFLHSGPEELYREHRPTLDALGGTHTHLGEDIGRAAAYDIALLDIFWTAMAGYAHALAVARAEGVTARELAPFAKGIGTILPPIFEQAVEDVDSGRFSGEGNPITSAVSSMAHIVHTSEAHGIDAGVMRAAEGLARRAIGRGHGTDGFLRITEILNPR; this is encoded by the coding sequence ATGACCTCACACATTGAACAGTCTGCCGTCACCGTGCTCGGCCTGGGGCCGATGGGTCGGGCCCTGGCTGGCGCCTTCCTGGACGCCGGCCTGCGGACCACGGTATGGAACCGGACGCCGGGCAAGGACGGGGAGTTGGCCGAGCGGGGAGCGGTCGGCGCTCGATCGCCCGAAGAGGCGGTCGGTGCGAGCAGTTTGACCGTGGTCTGCGTGGTGAACTATGACGCGGTGGACGCCATTGTGCGGCGTGGCGCAGTCACCGACGCGCTCAAGGGGCGCACTGTCGTGAACCTGACCGCCGACACCCCCGACCGGGCCCGGGACAACGCGACCTGGGCGGCCGAGCACGGCTTCGGGTACCTGGATGGTGCCATCATGACGCCGATCACGACCATCGGAACATCGGCCGGGGTATTTCTGCACAGCGGTCCTGAGGAGCTTTACCGCGAGCACCGACCGACGCTGGACGCCCTGGGAGGCACCCACACCCACCTCGGCGAGGACATCGGCAGGGCGGCTGCATACGACATTGCCTTGCTCGACATCTTCTGGACCGCGATGGCGGGCTACGCACACGCGCTGGCGGTGGCCAGGGCCGAGGGGGTCACCGCGCGGGAACTGGCACCGTTCGCCAAGGGAATCGGCACGATCCTTCCGCCGATCTTCGAGCAGGCTGTGGAGGACGTGGACAGCGGTAGGTTCTCCGGCGAAGGCAACCCGATCACCTCGGCGGTGTCGTCCATGGCCCATATCGTCCACACCTCCGAGGCCCATGGCATCGACGCGGGCGTGATGCGTGCGGCCGAAGGCCTGGCGCGCCGTGCCATCGGACGGGGCCACGGCACCGACGGGTTCCTCCGGATCACCGAGATCCTCAACCCTCGCTGA
- a CDS encoding amino acid transporter, with translation MTTSTSSDTGSGIRKWLLDGLHRPDLKTPGPHQEETPHRQHAWWQVMCLTGVDYFSTLGYQPGIAALAAGTLSPVATLLLVALTMFGALPTYRAVARESPNGLGSLSMLESLLPGWRGKLLVLFLLGFVATAFIVTITLSAADATAHILHNPFVPAAWQSWQVPVTLVLIALLGGVFLIGFSEAISIAVVLVVVYLLLNVVVLAVAVQRVAADPELITDWRTALTAEHSSPIAMVAVSLYVMPKLALGLSGFETGVAVMPLVRGELSERIKGAKKLLTTAALIMSVFLITSSFATTLLIPAQEFQEGGKANGRALAYLAHGYLGDWFGTVYDVSTIAILWFAGASALAGLLNIVPRYLPRYGMAPDWSRAARPMVLVFTLVSFAITLFFGADVESQGGAYATGVLALILSAAVAVTLSALKHGRTKVAVPFGIITLIFAYATVANIIERPDGLVIALFFVLAIVVTSLVSRATRSTELRVTRITMNDEARRYINEAAEIHLIANEPNVRDCREYVDKAREGWERHRLRRAEGLIFLEVTVPDASEFTSELRVIGEERYGFRILRVESATIPNAIAAILLQLRDETGKLPNVYFHWAEGNPIGALLRYLVFGGGDVPPLTREVLRQAEPVAERRPLVHVG, from the coding sequence TTGACCACGTCGACCTCGTCGGATACCGGGTCCGGAATCCGAAAATGGTTACTGGACGGCCTGCACCGGCCGGACCTCAAAACGCCGGGACCGCACCAGGAGGAGACACCGCACCGGCAGCACGCCTGGTGGCAGGTCATGTGCCTCACCGGCGTCGACTACTTCTCCACCCTGGGTTACCAGCCCGGCATCGCCGCCCTCGCGGCCGGGACCCTCAGTCCCGTCGCCACCCTGCTGCTCGTCGCCCTGACGATGTTCGGCGCGCTGCCCACCTATCGCGCGGTCGCCAGGGAGAGCCCCAACGGCCTGGGCTCGCTGTCGATGCTGGAGAGCCTGCTGCCCGGCTGGCGCGGCAAACTGCTGGTGCTGTTCCTGCTCGGGTTCGTCGCCACCGCCTTCATCGTGACGATCACCCTGTCGGCCGCCGACGCCACCGCCCACATCCTGCACAACCCGTTCGTCCCCGCCGCCTGGCAGAGCTGGCAGGTGCCGGTCACCCTGGTGCTGATCGCCCTGCTCGGCGGGGTGTTCCTCATCGGGTTCAGCGAGGCGATCTCCATCGCGGTCGTGCTGGTCGTGGTCTACCTGCTCCTCAACGTGGTCGTGCTGGCCGTGGCCGTCCAGCGGGTCGCCGCCGATCCCGAGCTGATCACCGACTGGCGGACGGCGCTCACCGCCGAGCACTCCAGCCCGATCGCGATGGTCGCCGTCTCCCTGTACGTGATGCCCAAGCTCGCCCTGGGCCTGTCCGGGTTCGAGACCGGCGTGGCGGTGATGCCGCTGGTCAGAGGTGAGCTGTCGGAGCGGATCAAGGGCGCGAAGAAGCTGCTGACCACGGCCGCGCTCATCATGAGCGTCTTCCTGATCACCTCCAGCTTCGCCACCACCCTGCTGATCCCGGCGCAGGAGTTCCAGGAGGGCGGAAAGGCCAACGGGCGCGCCCTGGCCTACCTGGCCCACGGCTACCTCGGCGACTGGTTCGGCACCGTCTACGACGTCAGCACGATCGCCATCCTGTGGTTCGCCGGAGCCTCCGCGCTGGCCGGCCTGCTCAACATCGTGCCGCGCTACCTGCCCCGGTACGGCATGGCCCCCGACTGGTCACGTGCCGCCCGGCCGATGGTGCTGGTCTTCACGCTCGTCTCCTTCGCGATCACCCTCTTCTTCGGCGCGGACGTCGAGTCGCAGGGCGGCGCCTACGCCACCGGCGTGCTGGCCCTCATCCTGTCGGCCGCGGTCGCCGTCACGCTGTCCGCGCTGAAGCACGGCCGGACCAAGGTCGCCGTGCCGTTCGGGATCATCACGCTGATCTTCGCCTACGCGACGGTGGCCAACATCATCGAGCGCCCCGACGGCCTGGTGATCGCGCTCTTCTTCGTCCTGGCGATCGTCGTCACCTCGCTGGTCTCCCGGGCCACCCGCTCGACCGAGCTGCGGGTCACACGGATCACCATGAACGACGAGGCGCGCCGATACATCAACGAGGCCGCCGAGATCCACCTGATCGCCAACGAGCCGAACGTGCGCGACTGCAGGGAGTACGTCGACAAGGCGCGGGAGGGCTGGGAGCGCCACCGGCTCCGGCGCGCCGAGGGGCTGATCTTCCTGGAGGTGACGGTCCCCGACGCGTCCGAGTTCACCTCGGAACTCCGGGTGATCGGCGAGGAGCGGTACGGCTTCCGCATCCTGCGGGTGGAGAGCGCCACCATCCCCAACGCGATCGCAGCCATCCTCCTCCAGTTGCGCGACGAGACGGGGAAGCTGCCGAACGTCTACTTCCACTGGGCCGAGGGCAACCCCATCGGGGCGCTCCTGCGCTACCTGGTCTTCGGCGGCGGAGACGTCCCCCCGCTCACCCGGGAGGTCCTCCGTCAGGCCGAGCCCGTCGCGGAACGCCGCCCCCTGGTCCACGTCGGCTGA